The nucleotide window CTCTGATTGGACGTCACCTTTACGTCTGCCGGAATAGGAGGACACATGCATCGGCATCCCACCCGCTCGGCCCTGCTGCCCGCCGTCATGGCGCTCGCCCTCGTGCTGACCGCGTGCTCGAAGAAGACCTCGACCTCCACCGGGTCGGGTTCGTCGAACACCCCCACCGCGGTACCGTCGCTCAGCGCCACCTCGTTCACGCCGGACATGTCGGCGATGGCCCAGCTCAAGGGACTGGCGTCCCAGGGCAAGGGCAACATCGGCGTGCTGCTGCCCGACACGGCATCCTCGGCCCGCTACACCTCCTTCGACCAGCCGCTGCTCACCCAGGCATTCGTGAAGGCGGGCCTGACCCAGGCGCAGTTCGCGGTCGACAACGCCCAGGGCAGCGACAGCACCCAGCTCTCGCAGGCGCAGGCCCTCATCACCGGCGGCGCTACCGTCCTCCTCCTGGACGCGCTCGACTCGGGCACCGGAGCCTCGATCGAGAACTACGCCAAGACCCAGGGCGTCAAGGTGATCGACTACGACCGCCTGGTCCTCAACGGCCAGCGGGGCTACTACGTGAGCTTCGACAACGTGAAGGTCGGCGGCCTGATCGGCTCGGGCGAGGTCTCCTGCGTCACGGCCTGGAACGTGAAGAACCCCCAGGTCTATGAGCTGGACGGCTCGCCCACCGACAACAACGCGACGCTGTTCGCGCAGGGCTACAACGCCGTGCTGAACCCGCTCTACACCAACAAAACCTACACCAAGGTGGGCGAGCAAGCGGTCACCAATTGGGACAACAGCGTCGCCCTCACCGACTTCCAGCAGGCCTACACGGCAAACAAAAACATCAACGCCGTGGTGAGCGCCAATGATGGGCTCGGCAACTCGGTTATTACCGTGCTGAAAAACGCCCACGTCCCTGCCAAGACGGTCCCGGTCACCGGCCAGGACGCCACCCTCGGCGGGCTGCAGAACGTGCTGTCGGGCTACCAGTGCGGCACGGTCTACAAGTCGATCTCGGTGGAGGCGCAGGCTGCCGCCGCCTTGTCGCTGTACGTCCGGGCCGGCCAGACCGCCCCGACCGCGCTCGTGAACGGCACCACCAAGGACACCGGCGCAAACCCGAACGTCGACGTGCCTTCGGTCCTGCTGACCCCGGTGTGGGTCACGACGCAGAACATGGCCTCCACCGTCATCGCGGACAACTTCGTGAAGAAGAGCGACCTCTGTGGCGGCTCGTACGCCAGCCTCTGCAGCTCGGCAGGCATCTCCTAAGCAGCAACGGATGGCACGGCCCGGGGATCCCCGGGCCGTGCCGGAAGGAGTCGACATGCCCGCAAGTACCGCAGGTGCCGCCGCCACGGACGAGGCGCCGGTGATGGCCACCGCCGGCGCGCTGCTCCGGCTGGAGGACGTCGGCAAGCGCTTCGGGGCGGTCCAGGCCCTCACCGGGGTCAACCTCGAGGTCCCCGCCGCCCAGGTCACTGCACTGGTCGGCGACAACGGCGCCGGCAAGAGCGTCACCGTGAAGACCATCTCGGGCATCCATGGCCCCGATGGCGGCCAGATCTACTGGGAGGGCAGGCCGGTACGCATCGACACACCGAAGGACTCGGCTGCCCTCGGCATCAACACCGTGTACCAGGACCTGGCGCTGTGCGACAACCTCGACATCGTCCAGAACATGTTCCTGGGCCGGGAGAAACGCCACCTTCGCCTGCTCTCCGAGGACGACATGGAGAAGGCGGCGGCCGAAACGCTGCGCTCGTTGAACGTCACGACGGTCCGCTCGATCCGCCAGCCCGTGGGCTCCCTCTCCGGAGGCCAGCGCCAGTCGGTGGCGGTCGCCCGGGCCGTCATGTGGAACTCGAAACTGGTGATCATGGACGAGCCCACCGCGGCGCTCGGGGTTGCCCAGACCCGGATGGTCCTGGACCTGGTGCGCCGGCTCGCCGACCGTGGCCTGGCAGTCATCGTCATCTCGCACAACTTGAACGACGTCTTCGAGGTCGCCGACCGCATCGCCGTGCTCTACCTCGGGCGCATGGTGGCCTCCGGCCCCGCCGCCGACTTCGACCGCCAGAGCGTGGTCGAGCTCATGACCACCGGGACGACCACCCGGCGCGGCGGGGGCAACGGCACCGCCTCGCCACCCGCGGCGGAGCCGGTGCCACCGGCTGAGGAGGGCTGAGCCATGGCCACCGTGAAGGACCCCGGTCCCGAGGTCGAGACTCCCCCGCCGGCAACCCCGCCGGAAGCGGTGGTGGCCGCCGCCCCCGAGGTGCTCGCCAACTCCCTGGGCGAGTACGTCCGGGCTTCGTTCCTGCGCATCAAATCCGGCGACAGTGGCGTGCTGCCCGTGCTCGTCGGGCTCGTGGTCATTGCCATCATCTTCCAGAGCCAGAACTCCAACTTCCTCACCGCCGGCAACCTCACGAACCTCCTCGTGCAGGCCGCGGTCTTTATCCTGCTGGGCCTCGCTGAGATCTTCGCCCTGCTGCTGGGCGAGATCGACCTGTCGATCGGCTTCGTGGCCGGCATGGCAGGCGTCGTCACCGTCGAGCTGCTGGCCGCCCCGCGCAACTGGCCCTGGTGGGCGGCGATCCTGGCCGGGCTGGCCGTCACCGCCCTCATCGGCGTCGTGCAGGGCGCCATCATCACCCGGCTCCGCCTGCCGTCGTTCGTCGTCACCCTCGCCGGACTCCTGGGCTTCCAGGGGCTGATGATCCGCATCATCGGCCAGGGCGGCATCGTGCCGATCAACAACAACGTGGTCAACGACCTCGCCAACGGCAACCTGACGGTGACCGCCGGGTGGGTGGTGGCCGTCCTGGGGGTGCTCGCCTACGCCGGCGTCACCTGGCAGCGGGACCGCAGGCGCCGGGCCAGCGGGCTCGTGGCGCCGCCGGTCAGCCTCACCCTGCTGAAGATCCTCGGCGTCGCAGCCGCCGCCGTCGCCCTCCTGCTGGTGTGCAATGCCAACCGGGGCATCGTGCTGCCCATCCAGGGCGTGCCGTGGGTGGTGTTGATCGTGCTCGTCACCTTGGTGGCCTGGACCGTGCTCCTCGGCCGTACCCGCTACGGGCGCTACGTCTACGCCATCGGGGGCAACGCCGAGGCGGCCCGGCGGGCGGGGGTCAACCTGGCCCGCATCCGCACCGCGGCGTTCATGCTGTGCTCGATGACCGCCGGCATCGCCGGCATCGTCTACGCCTCCCGGCTGCGCTCGGTCTCCACCAACCTCGACGGCGGCACGCTCGTCCTCTACGCGGTGGCCGCCGCGGTGATCGGCGGCACCAGCCTGCTGGGCGGGCGGGGCCGGCCGGTCCACGCCGTCCTGGGCGGCATCGCCATCGCCGCGATCGCCAACGGCATGGGCCTGCTGGGCATGGCGGCAGCGACCCAGCTGATCGTGACCGCCCTGGTGCTGCTGGCGGCGGTGACCATCGATGCCGTCGCCCGGCGGGGGCGGGCTGCCGTCGGCACCAGGTAGGACAACCGGACACATCGGCAGGGAACCGCGGAGCCGGGGAAGTGGGCTCCGCGGTTCCCTGCCGGCGCCCGGCTTCCCGGGCTCAGTCCCGGGTGGCCGCGGCCCCCGGGCGGGCCCGGTGCATCGCCACGCAACAGGTCTGCGGGCTGCGCTCGAACCCGGCCTCGAGGTCCTTGACGTCCAGGACCTCGGTCAGGCCCTGCATCAGGGTGAGGTTGGCCCCGCACACCAAGTCGACGTAGTCGCTCGACAGCGGGCTGAACGGGCAGTTCCCCAGAATGAGCCCGCCGCCGTCGGCGTCGGGGCAGGGAGCGAAGCCGCTCTCGTCCAGCACCTCGGCGGCGGCGTCCAGGAGCTGCTGGCGGCTGGGCCGCGGCCCAGCCCGGCGCCGCGCCTCGGCACCCAGCATCGAGCCCACCGCCCGGGCCGACTCCCGGAGGGATTCCCCCGGGTCCTCACCCGACGTCAGGGCCTGGGCCAGCAGGCGGGCCAGCATTTCGTAGCTGCGGGGTGGGATCGTGAGCGACAGCTCCCGGGAGGAGCGGCGGTAGATCTTGGCCGGCCGGCCGGCCCCGGGCCCGGTGCGGCCGCTGAGCCGGCGGTAGTCCGCCACCAGCAGCCCGTCGTCGATCAGGCGGTCCAGGTGGAATGCGGCCAGGGCCTTGCTGATACCGGTGGCCTCGGCGGCCTCCTCCCGCCCGGCCCCCGCCGTCCGGGAGATGACGTAGAGGTAGAGCCGGCGGCGCGTCGGGTCGGCCAGCGACGCAAAGGCGGCGATCCGCGCATCGAGTTCCGTGGATGCCATGGATTACCTCACCCTTCCGAAGGGAATTGTTGTGCTTGCGAGACGGACCAGAACCCTTCTACTATTAGTAGAGATTAGCAGATCCCTGCTGGTCATCACCGACATGAAGGAGGCCGCGGGCATGGGCGTCACGGAGAACGAGAGCGGCGCCAGCGCCGACAGCCACCAGATCACCCACGAGACCCCGGGGGCGCTGGGCGCCGGGCTGGCGGCGGCGGCCGAGGGCATCATCCGCACCCTCGAGGCCTCACCGGAGTTCGCCAAACTGGGCCAGCAGGTGGCCGGCATCGTGGGCAAGTTCCTGCCCCCGGGCAGCATGAAGGACCTGGTGAGCGGCACCTGGATGGGCCACCCCGCCCACCCGATGCTGACCGACATCCCGATCGGGGCATGGACCAGCGCCCTGTTCCTCGATTTCATGGGCAAGGACGGAGCCGACACCCTCATCGGGCTCGGCATCCTCGCCGCCCTCCCCACGGCGGTCACCGGGCTCTCCGAGCTCGCCGACTTCGGGACCGACCCCGACTTCGCCGTCGGTGCCGCCCACGCCCTGGCCAACATGGCCGCCCTCGGCCTGTTCAGTACCTCCTGGCTGGCCCGGAAGGCAGGCAGCCGCAGCCTCGGCTTCATGCTCTCGCTCGCCGCCACCGGGCTGATGACCGGGGCCGGGTTCCTGGGTGGGCACCTGTCGTTCCGGCGGGGCATCGGCGTCAACCACACCGCGTACGAGTGGGGCGTGGACGACTGGACCCCCGTCCTGGCGGACGCCGACCTCCCGCTCGCCTCGCCCACGCTGGTGAACGCCGGGGGTACCGATGTCATGCTCCTCCGCCGGGTGGACGGCATCTGCGCCCTCTCCGACCGCTGCACGCATGCCGGAGGCCCGCTGCACGAGGGCTCCCTCGATGGCGACCGGATCATCTGCCCCTGGCACGCCAGTGCCTTCCACGTGCAGGACGGGAGTGTCGCCCGGGGCCCGGCCACGGCGCCCCAGCCCGCCTACGACACCCGGGTGCGGGAGGGCCAGATCGAGGTGCGCTCCCGAAAATAGGTGATGCCGAGTTTCTAAAAACAGGCTATACTGGATTTAGAAGCGCCTGGCGTCGAGCGGTACCGCAGGTCCGGACTGCGGGCAAACGCAAGCTCAGCACGTAGGAGGCATCGCCATGTCCATGATCCAAGGTGGCCAGTTGCAGTTGCCCAGCCGCATCCGCACCGTGTCCAGTTCCGGCCGAGCCAACTCGACCCAGCCCCCGCTGCCCTACCTGGGGGCCGTGGGCACCATCCCGCTCTCGGTGCCCGCCGGAGCCATCCGTCACCACCCCAGCGCCGGCCAGGTCCGTGCCGGCTCGGCGTCGGGCGACCACTGATGCATCCCGAGCTCCGGGCCCGCCGGTCGACCGGCGGGCCCGCGGGCCCGTCCCGCCGGGGAATGCGGTGAGTGCCTTCGAGCCCCTCGGGGCGACGATGGTCACCCGCCTCCCACGCCGGTCCCGGCGCTACCCGGTGGGACGCACCTGCGCAGTCTCCGGCTGCAGCACCCAGCTGTCGGCGTACAACGCGGGCACGATGTGCTATCTCCACTCGCCCGCCACGGCTCCCCGCTTGCGGGGGCGGCCCGACCAGCTCCGCTCCGCCTGAAGGCACGTGCCGCCCGCCCGGGTGGCACGTGGGCGTATGGCCGCAGCCGCAGGCCAGGACCACGGGAGCGCTCTCCGGGCGCACCGGTGTGCCCGGGCCGGGCCGACGAGTCAGCCGAGCCCGGCGTCCCCCGGCTGCAGCACGAAGGCAAAGCGGCAGGCGAAGTAGGGCCGCAGGAGCCCCCGGGCGGTCAGGTCGATCGGGTCCGCCCGGCGCTCCAGGCGGGCGATCAGCCCCGGGCGCACCACATGGACCGGATCCGAGGCCAGGTGCGGGTCCTCGGCGAAGAAGATCTGCGTGGTCAGCCGGCGGAAACCGTCGTGCGAGATGCGGAAGTGCAGGTGGGCGGGGCGGAGGGCGAAGGAGCCCGGTGGCTCCTCGTAGGCACCCGGGACCACACTCGAGAACTCGAACGCTCCCCCCTCCCCCGCCCGCAGCCGGCCGCGCAGGTTGTACGCCGGCTGGCGGGCGTCGAACAGGGAGGAAAACTCGCCGCCGGTCTGCGCCCCGGGCGCGTAACGGCCGGCCGCGCTGGCGTGCCAGATATCGACCAGGGCCCCGGGCAGCGGCGCCCCGGCCGTGGACGACACCGACCCGGAGAAGACCAGCACCGCCCCCCGCTCGCCCGGCCGGCGCACCAGGCTGTAGGGCGCCTCGAGCATCGGGGCGTCCGGGCGGTAGAACGGTCCCTCGATCGTCTCCTCGGTGGGCGGCAGCGCAGCCATCGGACGGTCTATCCCCCCCACACCGTGCCCGGCACCACGGAGGCGTCAAACCCCCGTTTCCCCAGGGCGGTCTGGGCTGCCCGGGCGGCGGCCTCGCCGTTGACGGCGAGGTGGATCGTCCCCCGCCCGCCGCTCGGTGAATGCACGATGGTCAGGTCTTCGATGTTGACCCCGGCTTCCCCCACCGTGGTGGCGACCTGGGCGATGGCGCCCGGGCGGTCGGGCACCGCGACCAGCACGGCCATGAGGGCCCGGGTCGTCACCCCGGGCTTCTCGGGCATGCTCGCCCGGCCCTCCCGCGCACCGGCGAGCGTCTCCCGCAGCCCGGGCCAGTCCTCGGCGGCGATGAGGCCCGCAGTGGTCTCCAGGGCCGCCCGGAAGCGCCCCAGTACACCGAGCACCGCCTCCCGGTTGCCCCGGATGATGTCCAGCCACAGCTCGGGCGAGCTGGCGGCCACCCGGGTCATGTCCCGGAATCCGCCTGCCGTGATGAGCGGGAGACCCCCTTCGGACGCCGAGATGTCGGCGGCGAAGCCCATCAAGGTGCTGGAGAGGAGTTGCGGCAGGTGGCTGGTGAGGGCCACCAGGTCGTCGTGGCGTCCGGGATCCATCGACAGGACATGCACACCCAGGCCGCCCAGGAACCGGATCAGGCGCCCGTAGGCCACCGGATCGGTGTCGGGCGTCGGGGTCAGGAACCAGTAGGCGCCCCGGTAGAGGTCCGCATCGGCGCTGTCGATACCCTCCTTCTCGGACCCGGCCAACGGATGGCCGCCGATGAACGCCGTCCCCGAGGGCACACAGGGGCCGACCGACGCGACGATCTGCGCCTTGGCGCTGCCCAGGTCGGTCACGATCGTGCCCGGAGCCAGGTGCCCCGCCAGGGCGGCGTAGGCCCCGGGGATGGCGCTCACCGGGGCGGCGATCACCACGACGCTCGCCTGCTCGACGGCCGCGCCCGGCGTGGCCGCCACCTCGCTCACCGCTCCCCGCTCCAGCGCCCGCCGCCTGACGCCGGCGTCCGGGTCGTAGCCGACCACCGAGCGCACGTGACCGGCTGCCCGGGCGGCGAGGCCCAGCGACCCGCCCATCAACCCCAGCCCGACGATAGCCAGCGTCTCCCTGGTGGGTCTTATTTCCGGCGCTCCGCCTGGGGCTCCGGTTTCTGCTGGCGCTCCGCCTGGGGCTCCGCTGTCTTCCGGCGCTCCGCCTGGGGCTCCGGTTTCTGCTGGCGCTCCGCCTGGGGCTCCGGTTTCTGCTGGCGCTCCGCCTGGGGCTCCGCTGTCTCCGGGGTTCATTCGGGGAGGTCGTCGCGCAGCGCCCGGGCCTCGCCCAGGTAGACGTGGCGGATCTCCCCCGCCGGCCGGGCGCTGTAGGCGTGCAGCAGCACGCGGATGCACCGGGGCATGGCGCCCTCGATGTCCAGCTCCCGGGCGCAGAGCAGCGGCACGTCCGAGACCCCCATCGAGCGGGCGGCGACCGCCGGGAACTCGGAGCGCAGGTCCGGGGTGGCGGTGAAGATGATGCTGACCAGGTCCTCCCGGGGGAGGTCGTTGCGCCGCAACATTTCCTCCAGCAGTGTCCGGGTGGCCGCCACCACCTCCTCCTTGGTGTCCGAAGGCACCGTGGTGGCGCCGCGGAATCCCCGCAGGCGCATCCCCCGCTCCTCACCCATCGGCGCCCTCCAGATCCCCAGCCCGGCTCATAGGTCCACCGCACGATAGAGGGCCTCGACCTCGGCCCGGGTGAGGCGCCGGTAGGACCCCGGCGCCAGGCGCTCCAGGCGCAGGGGGCCAAACCCGGTGCGCACCAGCCGCACCGCCGGGCAGCCGACGGCGGCCAGCATCAGGCGCACCACGTGCTTGCGGCCCTCGTGGACCTGGATCTCCATCAGGCTGCGGGGTGGCCCGCTCTCCCGGCGCAGGAGGGCATCGACCACCCGGGCGGCGTCGGCCCGGGCCGTGCGCCCCTGCCCGATGTCGACCCCCTCCTCGGTCAGCCGCCGGATGACCGCCCGCCCGGGCTGCCCGGTGACCTCCGCCAGGTAGGTGCGGGGCACCTCGAAGCTGGGATGCGTGAGGCGGTGCGCCAGCTGGCCGTCGTTGGTCAGGATCAGGAGCCCCTCGGTGGCCGCGTCGAGGCGCCCCACCGGCACCACCCGCTCGGCCTCCCCCAGCAGGTCGAGGACCGTCGTGCGCCCCTCCGGGTCACGGGCGGTGGTGACCACCCCGGCGGGCTTGTTGATGAGGAAGTAGTGCCGCCCGGGATCGACGGCCACCCGCCTGCCCTCCACCTCGATCACCGCGGCCGACGGGTCCACCCGTTGCCCCAGCACCGCCACCCGGCCATCGACGGCGACCAGCCCGCGCCGGATCAGCTCCTCCGACCTCCGCCGGGAGGCGACCCCCGCCTCGGCCAGCAGCTTCTGGAGCCGGATCCCGGTGGGCGCCGCCGGGGGGTCCTTGCGGGCAGGGTGCACCATCAGACGCCCGGCCCCAGGCCGGCCTCCATGCGCTCGACGTCGTCCATCGTCGGCAGGAACCCGGTGAGCGGCGGGAGGTCGGAAAGTGCCATCAGGCCGAAGCGCTCCAGGAAGGCGGGGGTGGTGCCATACAGGATGGCGCTGCCCGGGCCCGGGTCCCGCCCCACCTCCGCCACGAGGCCCCGGGTGACGAGCGTGCGCAGCGCCGAGTCGGACGACACCCCCCGGATCTCGGCGATCTGCGCCCGGGAGGCGGGCTGGCGGTAGGCGATCACCGCCAGGGTCTCCAGCGCCGCCTGGGTCAGCCGGGGTGCCTGGCTCTCGGTGACGAAGCGTTCCAGGAAGGGGTGCGCCGCCGGGTGGGTGGCCAGCCGGTACCCCCCGCCCACCCGGCGCAGGATGAACCCGCGCCCCTCGGACTCCAGCTGCTCGCCGATGCTGGCCAACAGGGTCTCGACCCGCTCCGTGGGCAGCTCCAGCACGAGGGCGAGCTCGGCGGCGGGGATGGGCTCCTCGGCGACGAACAGGATCGCCTCGATGGCCCGGACGACCTCGAGGTCGGCGCCGCTCACTCGCCCAGCCCTGCGGCGCGCGGCTCGGGGCCGGTGCGGGGCTGGCGCCAGCGCACGGTGATGCCCTCGAAGGGCGCGGTCTGCTCCACCTCGACGAAGCTCTGCCGGGCCAGCTCCAGGAGGGCCAGGAACCGCACCACCACGTCGATGCGGGTGGCCCCGGATCCGCACAGCTCGCGGAAGGAGGCCGCATGCCGGCGCTGGAGCTCGTCGGCCAGCAGCTCGATCATCTCGGCCAGGCTGACCCGGATCGGGGCGATGTAGGAGACGTCCACCGGCACGCCGCCTGCCGTGGACGCCGGCCGGGGGGTGAACGCCGCCGATGCCGCCCGCAGGAAGTCCTCGAAGGTGACGCCCGCCAGGGGATCCGGCTCCACCCGCTGGACCTCCTCGGGGATGCCCCCCGCCCGGGACAGGTAGCCGGCGTTGGCGTCGCCCACCCGGGCGAGGGCCTCGGCGGCGGCCTTGAAGGTGGCGTACTCCACCAGTCGCTGCAGGAGGCGGTCCCGCTCCTCCAGCAGGGCGGCCATCTCCGGGTCAGCCTCGTCCCGGGGCAGCAGCTTGGCGGACTTCAGCTCCAGGAGGGTGGCGGCCAGCACGAGGAAGCTGGTGGCGGCCTCCAGGTCCAAGGTTCCCAGGCCGGTCACCGCCCGCAGGTAATCGTCCGTGATGGTGCCGATCGACACCTTGCCCACGTCGACGCGGTC belongs to Actinomycetota bacterium and includes:
- a CDS encoding Rieske 2Fe-2S domain-containing protein, translating into MGVTENESGASADSHQITHETPGALGAGLAAAAEGIIRTLEASPEFAKLGQQVAGIVGKFLPPGSMKDLVSGTWMGHPAHPMLTDIPIGAWTSALFLDFMGKDGADTLIGLGILAALPTAVTGLSELADFGTDPDFAVGAAHALANMAALGLFSTSWLARKAGSRSLGFMLSLAATGLMTGAGFLGGHLSFRRGIGVNHTAYEWGVDDWTPVLADADLPLASPTLVNAGGTDVMLLRRVDGICALSDRCTHAGGPLHEGSLDGDRIICPWHASAFHVQDGSVARGPATAPQPAYDTRVREGQIEVRSRK
- a CDS encoding substrate-binding domain-containing protein, coding for MHRHPTRSALLPAVMALALVLTACSKKTSTSTGSGSSNTPTAVPSLSATSFTPDMSAMAQLKGLASQGKGNIGVLLPDTASSARYTSFDQPLLTQAFVKAGLTQAQFAVDNAQGSDSTQLSQAQALITGGATVLLLDALDSGTGASIENYAKTQGVKVIDYDRLVLNGQRGYYVSFDNVKVGGLIGSGEVSCVTAWNVKNPQVYELDGSPTDNNATLFAQGYNAVLNPLYTNKTYTKVGEQAVTNWDNSVALTDFQQAYTANKNINAVVSANDGLGNSVITVLKNAHVPAKTVPVTGQDATLGGLQNVLSGYQCGTVYKSISVEAQAAAALSLYVRAGQTAPTALVNGTTKDTGANPNVDVPSVLLTPVWVTTQNMASTVIADNFVKKSDLCGGSYASLCSSAGIS
- a CDS encoding ABC transporter permease, which gives rise to MATVKDPGPEVETPPPATPPEAVVAAAPEVLANSLGEYVRASFLRIKSGDSGVLPVLVGLVVIAIIFQSQNSNFLTAGNLTNLLVQAAVFILLGLAEIFALLLGEIDLSIGFVAGMAGVVTVELLAAPRNWPWWAAILAGLAVTALIGVVQGAIITRLRLPSFVVTLAGLLGFQGLMIRIIGQGGIVPINNNVVNDLANGNLTVTAGWVVAVLGVLAYAGVTWQRDRRRRASGLVAPPVSLTLLKILGVAAAAVALLLVCNANRGIVLPIQGVPWVVLIVLVTLVAWTVLLGRTRYGRYVYAIGGNAEAARRAGVNLARIRTAAFMLCSMTAGIAGIVYASRLRSVSTNLDGGTLVLYAVAAAVIGGTSLLGGRGRPVHAVLGGIAIAAIANGMGLLGMAAATQLIVTALVLLAAVTIDAVARRGRAAVGTR
- the scpB gene encoding SMC-Scp complex subunit ScpB, whose product is MSGADLEVVRAIEAILFVAEEPIPAAELALVLELPTERVETLLASIGEQLESEGRGFILRRVGGGYRLATHPAAHPFLERFVTESQAPRLTQAALETLAVIAYRQPASRAQIAEIRGVSSDSALRTLVTRGLVAEVGRDPGPGSAILYGTTPAFLERFGLMALSDLPPLTGFLPTMDDVERMEAGLGPGV
- a CDS encoding segregation/condensation protein A gives rise to the protein MSFPVHLDVFEGPLDLLLQLVSRDRVDVGKVSIGTITDDYLRAVTGLGTLDLEAATSFLVLAATLLELKSAKLLPRDEADPEMAALLEERDRLLQRLVEYATFKAAAEALARVGDANAGYLSRAGGIPEEVQRVEPDPLAGVTFEDFLRAASAAFTPRPASTAGGVPVDVSYIAPIRVSLAEMIELLADELQRRHAASFRELCGSGATRIDVVVRFLALLELARQSFVEVEQTAPFEGITVRWRQPRTGPEPRAAGLGE
- a CDS encoding ATP-binding cassette domain-containing protein; translation: MATAGALLRLEDVGKRFGAVQALTGVNLEVPAAQVTALVGDNGAGKSVTVKTISGIHGPDGGQIYWEGRPVRIDTPKDSAALGINTVYQDLALCDNLDIVQNMFLGREKRHLRLLSEDDMEKAAAETLRSLNVTTVRSIRQPVGSLSGGQRQSVAVARAVMWNSKLVIMDEPTAALGVAQTRMVLDLVRRLADRGLAVIVISHNLNDVFEVADRIAVLYLGRMVASGPAADFDRQSVVELMTTGTTTRRGGGNGTASPPAAEPVPPAEEG
- a CDS encoding prephenate dehydrogenase/arogenate dehydrogenase family protein, whose translation is MNPGDSGAPGGAPAETGAPGGAPAETGAPGGAPEDSGAPGGAPAETGAPGGAPEIRPTRETLAIVGLGLMGGSLGLAARAAGHVRSVVGYDPDAGVRRRALERGAVSEVAATPGAAVEQASVVVIAAPVSAIPGAYAALAGHLAPGTIVTDLGSAKAQIVASVGPCVPSGTAFIGGHPLAGSEKEGIDSADADLYRGAYWFLTPTPDTDPVAYGRLIRFLGGLGVHVLSMDPGRHDDLVALTSHLPQLLSSTLMGFAADISASEGGLPLITAGGFRDMTRVAASSPELWLDIIRGNREAVLGVLGRFRAALETTAGLIAAEDWPGLRETLAGAREGRASMPEKPGVTTRALMAVLVAVPDRPGAIAQVATTVGEAGVNIEDLTIVHSPSGGRGTIHLAVNGEAAARAAQTALGKRGFDASVVPGTVWGG
- a CDS encoding transcriptional regulator, coding for MASTELDARIAAFASLADPTRRRLYLYVISRTAGAGREEAAEATGISKALAAFHLDRLIDDGLLVADYRRLSGRTGPGAGRPAKIYRRSSRELSLTIPPRSYEMLARLLAQALTSGEDPGESLRESARAVGSMLGAEARRRAGPRPSRQQLLDAAAEVLDESGFAPCPDADGGGLILGNCPFSPLSSDYVDLVCGANLTLMQGLTEVLDVKDLEAGFERSPQTCCVAMHRARPGAAATRD
- a CDS encoding pseudouridine synthase, with the translated sequence MVHPARKDPPAAPTGIRLQKLLAEAGVASRRRSEELIRRGLVAVDGRVAVLGQRVDPSAAVIEVEGRRVAVDPGRHYFLINKPAGVVTTARDPEGRTTVLDLLGEAERVVPVGRLDAATEGLLILTNDGQLAHRLTHPSFEVPRTYLAEVTGQPGRAVIRRLTEEGVDIGQGRTARADAARVVDALLRRESGPPRSLMEIQVHEGRKHVVRLMLAAVGCPAVRLVRTGFGPLRLERLAPGSYRRLTRAEVEALYRAVDL
- the aroH gene encoding chorismate mutase; the protein is MRLRGFRGATTVPSDTKEEVVAATRTLLEEMLRRNDLPREDLVSIIFTATPDLRSEFPAVAARSMGVSDVPLLCARELDIEGAMPRCIRVLLHAYSARPAGEIRHVYLGEARALRDDLPE